The following are from one region of the Novosphingobium humi genome:
- a CDS encoding DNA-binding response regulator: protein MSLPVHTQTVLVVDDEPDSLRMLTAALEGAELSVLVATSGQAALDLLGHILPDLILMDAVMPGIDGFETTARIKARPELANVPVIFMTGLTESEHVVEAFEVGGTDYVRKPVNLMELIARVRVHMAQSRAMHASVASLDATGRLMMATDAQGRMLWCTPRAEQAIARLVPDWNREGGLPPAVGQLVERLLQRGGKPGSAVKGEFGESSLELLVIAHYRENEVLIRLNEISHEQNVAKLRDSLDLTQREAEVLLWVGYGKASNDISDVLDISPRTVQKHLERIYVKLGVEKRSAAAAIAIRIIEQ, encoded by the coding sequence ATGTCGCTGCCTGTTCATACGCAGACCGTGCTGGTCGTCGATGACGAACCGGATTCGCTGCGCATGCTCACCGCCGCGTTGGAAGGCGCGGAATTGAGCGTTCTGGTGGCAACCTCGGGGCAGGCTGCGCTTGATCTGCTGGGCCATATTCTGCCCGATCTGATCCTGATGGATGCGGTGATGCCCGGCATCGACGGGTTTGAAACCACCGCCCGGATCAAGGCGCGGCCCGAACTGGCCAATGTGCCGGTGATCTTCATGACCGGCCTGACCGAGAGCGAGCATGTGGTCGAGGCGTTCGAGGTGGGCGGCACCGATTATGTGCGCAAGCCGGTCAATCTGATGGAGCTGATCGCGCGGGTGCGGGTGCATATGGCGCAAAGCCGCGCGATGCATGCCAGCGTGGCCAGCCTTGATGCCACCGGCCGTTTGATGATGGCCACCGATGCGCAGGGGCGGATGCTGTGGTGCACCCCGCGCGCCGAACAGGCCATCGCCCGGCTGGTGCCCGATTGGAACCGCGAGGGTGGCTTGCCGCCTGCCGTGGGGCAATTGGTCGAGCGCCTGCTCCAGCGTGGGGGCAAGCCGGGTTCGGCGGTGAAGGGCGAATTTGGCGAAAGCTCGCTCGAACTGTTGGTGATCGCCCATTACCGCGAGAATGAGGTGCTGATCCGCCTCAATGAAATCAGCCACGAACAGAATGTTGCCAAATTGCGCGACAGTCTGGACCTGACCCAGCGTGAGGCCGAGGTGCTGCTGTGGGTAGGCTATGGCAAGGCCAGCAACGATATTTCCGACGTGCTGGATATCAGCCCGCGCACCGTGCAGAAGCATCTGGAGCGGATTTATGTGAAGCTGGGCGTGGAAAAGCGTTCGGCGGCGGCGGCCATCGCGATCCGCATTATCGAGCAGTAA
- a CDS encoding hybrid sensor histidine kinase/response regulator, with product MPHYPKASPSVDLKADALDHLDTAETGARRLLGAGLMGALVVEAVTGLDLLSHPLDLVHGVTLAAMPALAGLGLYTFRRWQACHARWNHAASTIEEHVKARQAAETANEAKSRYLANVSHEIRSPLNAIYGYAQLVERNDGAGAQEAATVIRRCSEHITSLVEALLDISQVEVGVIRVKPEPVRLDQFIEQLIRMVRPAASAKGLDFHYETQGRLPAVVRMDQSRLKQVLLNLLLNAVKYTDQGSVTLFLRYSGQVATFEVRDTGPGIREEDQRAIFEPFDRGGNDALHSRPGVGLGLAIARAIMGILGGQLELAGTSEEGTCFRLTIMLGEVAQTTSQPAKKREVSGYLGRRRHVLICDDDAEQRKFLTELLTSLGFVVQAVPNGETAVALIESETSPAFDLAILDISLPGIDGWTTAQHVRERFGEDIRILMLSANAGEFHRPETRKPVHDQFLVKPVAFNQLIETIGGLLDLAWGVESEPARAALPLFAASDETKLSDSGTTEVADRTARLRELLRIGYVRGLEQEIRQLAAQPETAELAGKLFTCLDRFDLSGMTRILEEC from the coding sequence ATGCCCCATTATCCCAAAGCATCGCCCTCCGTCGATCTCAAGGCCGACGCTTTGGACCATCTCGACACGGCCGAAACAGGGGCAAGGCGCCTGCTGGGCGCGGGATTGATGGGCGCTCTGGTGGTCGAGGCGGTGACGGGCCTCGATCTTCTGAGCCATCCGCTCGACCTGGTTCATGGCGTCACGCTGGCGGCGATGCCCGCGCTGGCGGGGCTGGGGCTTTACACATTCCGCCGGTGGCAGGCATGCCATGCCCGCTGGAACCACGCGGCATCGACCATCGAAGAGCATGTCAAGGCGCGTCAGGCCGCCGAAACCGCCAATGAGGCCAAGAGCCGCTATCTGGCCAATGTCAGCCACGAGATTCGCTCGCCGCTGAACGCGATCTATGGCTATGCCCAATTGGTCGAGCGCAACGATGGCGCGGGCGCGCAGGAGGCGGCCACCGTCATCCGCCGCTGTTCCGAACATATCACCAGCCTTGTCGAGGCCCTGCTCGACATTTCGCAGGTCGAGGTGGGCGTGATCCGGGTCAAGCCAGAGCCGGTGCGGCTGGATCAGTTCATCGAGCAACTGATCCGCATGGTGCGCCCGGCGGCCAGCGCCAAGGGGCTGGATTTCCATTACGAAACGCAGGGGCGCCTGCCCGCCGTGGTGCGGATGGATCAGAGCCGGTTGAAACAGGTCCTGCTCAACCTGCTGCTCAATGCGGTCAAATATACCGATCAGGGCTCGGTCACGCTGTTCCTGCGCTATTCGGGGCAGGTTGCGACCTTTGAAGTGCGCGACACCGGGCCCGGCATCCGCGAGGAAGACCAGCGCGCCATTTTCGAACCCTTTGACCGGGGCGGCAATGATGCGCTGCATTCGCGCCCCGGCGTCGGGTTGGGGCTGGCGATTGCGCGGGCGATCATGGGCATTCTGGGCGGCCAACTCGAATTGGCCGGAACATCGGAGGAGGGCACCTGTTTCCGCCTGACCATCATGCTGGGCGAGGTGGCGCAGACCACCAGCCAGCCTGCCAAAAAGCGCGAGGTCAGCGGTTATCTGGGGCGTCGGCGCCATGTGCTGATCTGCGATGACGATGCCGAACAGCGCAAGTTCCTGACCGAATTGCTGACCTCGCTGGGCTTTGTGGTGCAGGCCGTGCCCAATGGCGAAACCGCCGTCGCGCTGATCGAAAGCGAGACTTCACCCGCCTTCGATCTGGCGATCCTCGACATTTCGCTGCCCGGCATTGATGGCTGGACCACGGCCCAGCATGTCCGCGAACGCTTTGGCGAGGATATCCGCATCCTCATGCTGTCGGCCAATGCGGGCGAATTCCACCGGCCCGAAACGCGCAAGCCCGTGCATGATCAATTCCTGGTCAAGCCTGTCGCCTTCAATCAGCTGATCGAGACGATCGGCGGCTTGCTCGATCTGGCATGGGGGGTCGAATCCGAACCGGCGCGGGCGGCTCTGCCGCTGTTTGCGGCAAGCGATGAAACAAAGCTGTCAGATTCCGGCACAACCGAGGTCGCAGACCGCACGGCAAGGCTTCGCGAATTGCTCAGAATAGGTTATGTGCGGGGCCTTGAGCAGGAGATCCGCCAATTGGCGGCCCAGCCCGAAACTGCCGAACTGGCCGGAAAACTGTTTACATGCCTGGATCGCTTTGATCTGAGCGGCATGACGCGCATACTTGAGGAGTGCTAA
- a CDS encoding MarR family winged helix-turn-helix transcriptional regulator: MHHTSLASAPCACTSLRKATRTLDRLYDAALAPHGITTTQFALMRNIERAGAIVLNQLATLLVMDRTSLYRTIRAIEEAGWVSITDGPGKARLAQITDAGRAMLRAAEPDWEDLQAQIHGRLGKDGWAQLMEMSGAIINLGQTAGREARA; encoded by the coding sequence ATGCATCACACTTCCCTCGCCAGCGCCCCCTGCGCCTGCACCAGCCTGCGCAAGGCGACCCGTACGCTCGACCGGCTCTATGACGCGGCGCTGGCTCCCCATGGCATCACCACCACGCAATTCGCGCTGATGCGCAATATCGAGCGGGCGGGGGCCATCGTCCTCAATCAACTGGCCACGCTTTTGGTGATGGACCGCACCTCGCTCTATCGCACCATCCGCGCGATCGAGGAGGCGGGATGGGTGAGCATCACCGATGGTCCGGGCAAGGCGCGGCTGGCGCAGATCACCGATGCGGGCCGGGCCATGCTGCGCGCCGCCGAGCCGGATTGGGAGGATTTGCAGGCCCAGATCCATGGCCGTTTGGGCAAAGACGGCTGGGCGCAACTGATGGAGATGAGCGGCGCGATCATCAATCTGGGCCAGACCGCGGGACGGGAAGCGCGGGCATGA
- a CDS encoding c-type cytochrome codes for MGGRTWVLAGALALVAMPANAGTANGVYTEAQAAEGAAVFAERCAMCHGKQAEGTWEVPALKGKFMANWGRESLAALSDYLARAMPQFAPGTLEPKDNARLVAYLLKINGHPAGAKPLPEDHAALAAIRIDPLAAASVK; via the coding sequence ATGGGCGGGCGGACATGGGTGTTGGCCGGGGCTTTGGCTCTGGTGGCCATGCCGGCCAATGCGGGCACGGCCAATGGCGTTTACACCGAGGCGCAGGCCGCCGAGGGCGCGGCGGTCTTTGCCGAGCGCTGCGCCATGTGTCACGGCAAACAGGCCGAGGGGACATGGGAAGTGCCTGCGCTCAAAGGAAAGTTCATGGCCAATTGGGGGCGGGAATCATTGGCGGCGCTGTCGGACTATCTGGCCCGCGCCATGCCGCAATTCGCGCCCGGCACGCTCGAGCCGAAGGATAATGCGCGGCTGGTGGCCTATCTTTTGAAGATCAACGGCCATCCGGCGGGCGCTAAACCCTTGCCCGAGGACCATGCCGCGCTTGCCGCGATCCGCATTGATCCTCTGGCGGCCGCGTCGGTTAAATAG
- a CDS encoding FAD-dependent oxidoreductase, translated as MSRQNWYPQAGLARREMLRGGAALGAVGALSACTGAGKMASAGPAPRRPYLTPMRVTPDQLIDMKCCIRPVRAAGPNLGTQMIGDTLVVHNYGHGGSGWSLSWGSAEVAVGKALAVLPSEIAVVGCGIIGLTTAVVAQRAGLKVTIYTRDVIQRTRSFRAHGSFTPDSRVALSAPAGAGFGDLWEQMTRLSWKGFRSMLGLPGDPVVFQDAYALSDAPPVKKHHDPDPAIKGAWEPGGLPLQESEWAHYMDRIKDLVPDPMMLPAGENPFPVAYTRRSSEMHFNFPSYAHHLLTEYYQRGGSMVMRDFNDPSQYGQLKEKVVINATGYAARDLWRDRTVFPVRGQTGWLVPQHDASYSLRYKNASLMAKNDGIVVMNNPIDLGEMFGVGDSMELPDPAPILEVMKIVEPIMAGMKGVA; from the coding sequence ATGAGCCGTCAGAACTGGTATCCGCAAGCAGGTCTTGCGCGGCGCGAGATGCTGCGCGGGGGGGCGGCTTTGGGTGCGGTGGGGGCCTTGTCGGCCTGCACCGGGGCGGGCAAGATGGCTTCTGCCGGTCCTGCGCCCCGGCGGCCTTACCTCACGCCGATGCGCGTGACGCCCGATCAGCTGATCGACATGAAATGCTGCATCCGCCCGGTGCGCGCGGCGGGGCCGAATTTGGGCACACAGATGATCGGCGATACGCTGGTCGTGCATAATTACGGCCATGGCGGCTCGGGCTGGTCGCTGTCCTGGGGCAGCGCGGAGGTGGCGGTGGGCAAGGCTCTGGCCGTGCTGCCCTCGGAAATCGCGGTAGTGGGCTGCGGGATTATCGGTCTGACGACCGCCGTGGTGGCGCAAAGGGCGGGGCTCAAGGTCACGATCTATACCCGCGATGTGATCCAGCGGACGCGATCTTTCCGCGCGCATGGTTCGTTCACGCCGGATTCGCGCGTGGCCCTGTCGGCGCCTGCCGGGGCGGGCTTTGGCGATCTGTGGGAGCAGATGACGCGCCTGTCATGGAAGGGCTTTCGCTCGATGCTGGGCCTGCCGGGCGATCCGGTGGTGTTTCAGGATGCTTATGCCCTGTCTGACGCGCCGCCGGTCAAAAAGCATCACGATCCCGACCCCGCCATCAAGGGCGCGTGGGAGCCGGGCGGATTGCCTTTGCAGGAATCGGAATGGGCGCATTACATGGACCGGATCAAGGATCTGGTGCCCGATCCGATGATGCTGCCCGCGGGGGAAAATCCCTTTCCGGTGGCCTATACGCGCCGCTCCTCGGAAATGCATTTCAACTTCCCCTCCTATGCCCATCATCTGCTGACCGAGTACTATCAGCGCGGCGGGTCGATGGTGATGCGCGACTTCAACGATCCCTCGCAATATGGGCAGTTGAAGGAAAAGGTGGTCATCAACGCCACCGGCTATGCCGCGCGCGACCTGTGGCGCGACAGGACGGTGTTTCCCGTGCGCGGCCAGACCGGATGGCTGGTGCCCCAGCATGATGCATCCTATTCGCTGCGCTATAAAAATGCCTCGCTGATGGCCAAGAATGACGGGATCGTGGTGATGAACAACCCCATTGATCTGGGCGAAATGTTCGGCGTGGGCGACAGTATGGAATTGCCCGATCCGGCGCCGATCCTTGAGGTGATGAAGATTGTCGAGCCGATTATGGCGGGCATGAAGGGGGTTGCGTGA
- a CDS encoding MFS transporter, whose product MSRRFHPAFLVAAITFLALLVSAGVRSAPSVMIVPLQLHFGWDRASISATAALGIFLYGLIGPFAAALMMSVGVRQVMIFGLTLMGASALLSQYMTQAWQFTATWGVVSGFGTGMVASVLGATMVNRWFARNQGLVMGIFAASTATGSLIFLPFLAWLTQGGAWVGVVRTVGIACLALVPLVAWLVPESPASAGVGRFGEEPGANPARKQSASPLFALQILWKVRGNGTFWLLFGTFFVCGLTTNGLVGTHLIAFCGDHGIAPVAAAGLLSLMGLFDLVGTTASGWLTDRHNPRYLLAVYYGLRGASLIALPFMDFGPVSLGAFAIFYGLDWIATVPPTLAIANRSFGEGEAPVVFGWVAVGHQVGAAVAAFGGGLVRQEWGSYAPAFIVAGGFGLLATLALLVTREGRKGTRMTAAAV is encoded by the coding sequence ATGAGCCGCCGTTTCCACCCCGCCTTTCTGGTGGCGGCGATCACCTTTCTTGCCCTGCTGGTTTCCGCCGGGGTGCGTTCCGCGCCCAGCGTGATGATCGTGCCCCTGCAACTCCATTTCGGCTGGGACCGGGCCAGCATTTCGGCCACCGCCGCGCTGGGGATCTTTCTTTATGGGCTGATCGGCCCCTTTGCCGCCGCGCTGATGATGAGCGTGGGCGTGCGTCAGGTGATGATCTTCGGCCTCACCCTGATGGGCGCCTCGGCTTTGCTCAGCCAGTATATGACGCAAGCCTGGCAATTCACCGCGACATGGGGCGTGGTTTCCGGCTTTGGCACCGGCATGGTGGCCAGCGTTTTGGGCGCCACGATGGTCAACCGCTGGTTTGCGCGCAATCAGGGGCTGGTGATGGGCATTTTTGCCGCCAGCACGGCCACGGGGTCGCTGATCTTCCTGCCTTTCCTCGCCTGGCTGACGCAGGGTGGGGCATGGGTGGGCGTGGTGCGCACGGTGGGCATTGCCTGTCTGGCGCTGGTACCGCTGGTGGCCTGGCTGGTGCCCGAAAGCCCGGCCAGCGCAGGCGTGGGCCGCTTTGGCGAGGAGCCGGGCGCAAACCCCGCGCGCAAGCAGAGCGCCAGCCCGCTCTTTGCGCTCCAGATCCTGTGGAAGGTGCGCGGCAACGGCACATTCTGGCTGCTGTTCGGCACGTTCTTCGTCTGCGGGCTGACGACCAATGGGCTGGTCGGCACGCATCTGATCGCGTTTTGCGGCGATCATGGGATTGCCCCGGTGGCCGCCGCCGGGCTGCTCTCGCTGATGGGTCTGTTCGATCTGGTGGGCACAACCGCCTCGGGCTGGCTGACCGACCGGCATAATCCGCGCTATCTGCTGGCGGTCTATTACGGCTTGCGCGGGGCTTCGCTGATTGCCTTGCCTTTCATGGATTTCGGGCCGGTTTCGCTGGGGGCCTTCGCCATCTTCTACGGACTGGACTGGATCGCCACGGTGCCGCCAACGCTGGCCATCGCCAATCGCAGCTTTGGCGAGGGCGAGGCGCCGGTTGTGTTCGGCTGGGTGGCGGTGGGCCATCAGGTGGGCGCGGCGGTGGCGGCTTTTGGCGGCGGCCTCGTGCGTCAGGAATGGGGCAGCTATGCGCCCGCCTTCATCGTGGCGGGCGGTTTCGGCCTGTTGGCGACACTGGCGCTGCTGGTGACGCGCGAGGGGCGCAAGGGGACGCGAATGACGGCGGCGGCAGTGTAG
- a CDS encoding MlaC/ttg2D family ABC transporter substrate-binding protein produces MFRADLKLSFALGVAGVVAAALPVAAPVALAQSARDANAEAFVQQGAREVLAVLNDRAKNDAAKKEAFRVLINRLVDVPKVTRFVLGKYARSATPDQYNRFAAAFRTYAEGVYMSRINDYHGEKVVVLGSLVRKPGDVLVTTQLAGGRSSAPTNLVWRVLNDGSGWKVVDVQVSGVWLAITQQQDFVSTIDNNGGKIDVLIAQLIKDGGSGKILRSGK; encoded by the coding sequence ATGTTTCGCGCTGATCTGAAGCTGTCTTTCGCGCTGGGCGTGGCAGGTGTGGTAGCCGCCGCGCTGCCGGTCGCCGCGCCTGTGGCGCTTGCCCAATCCGCCCGCGATGCCAATGCCGAGGCGTTTGTCCAGCAGGGCGCACGCGAAGTGCTGGCCGTGCTGAACGACCGGGCCAAGAATGATGCGGCCAAGAAGGAGGCGTTCCGCGTCCTTATCAACCGTCTGGTCGATGTGCCCAAGGTGACGCGCTTTGTGCTGGGCAAATATGCCCGCAGCGCGACGCCCGACCAATATAACCGCTTTGCCGCCGCCTTCCGCACCTATGCCGAGGGCGTTTATATGAGCCGGATCAACGATTATCACGGCGAAAAGGTCGTGGTGCTCGGCTCGCTGGTGCGCAAGCCGGGCGATGTGCTGGTCACCACGCAACTGGCCGGGGGCCGGTCGAGCGCGCCCACCAATCTGGTCTGGCGCGTGCTCAATGACGGCTCGGGCTGGAAAGTTGTCGATGTTCAGGTGTCGGGCGTCTGGCTGGCCATTACCCAGCAGCAGGATTTCGTCTCGACCATCGACAACAATGGCGGCAAGATCGACGTGCTGATCGCCCAGTTGATCAAGGATGGCGGCTCGGGCAAGATCCTGCGCAGCGGCAAGTAA
- a CDS encoding MlaE family ABC transporter permease, whose protein sequence is MGLFSTNPVAALGRATLEGVAAIGRVGLFAARGLGAALSPPWYPRQIIAQFASVGFLSLPVVGLTAWFTGAALALNIYSGGDRFNAETVLPQIVALGITRELGPVLAALMLAGRVASAMASEIGAMRATEQVDAMVTLSTDPRRYLIAPRLIAATLSLPLLTLITDIIGVAGGMQVSNYLIDLSPSIYITNTMDFLTAWDVESGLIKSAVFGFIIGLMGCFHGDNAKGGARGVGRATTSAMVSAAVLILASDYLLTSVFALK, encoded by the coding sequence ATGGGGCTGTTCTCCACAAACCCGGTGGCGGCCCTTGGGCGCGCCACACTGGAAGGGGTGGCCGCCATCGGCCGCGTGGGGCTGTTTGCCGCGCGCGGCCTTGGCGCCGCCCTTTCGCCGCCATGGTATCCGCGCCAGATCATCGCCCAATTCGCCAGCGTGGGTTTCCTCTCGCTGCCGGTGGTGGGGCTGACGGCGTGGTTCACGGGCGCGGCGCTGGCGCTGAATATCTATTCCGGCGGTGATCGGTTCAATGCCGAAACCGTGCTGCCCCAGATCGTCGCGCTGGGCATAACGCGCGAACTGGGGCCGGTGCTGGCCGCGCTGATGCTGGCCGGGCGCGTGGCGTCGGCCATGGCCTCGGAAATCGGGGCGATGCGCGCGACCGAACAGGTCGATGCGATGGTCACGCTCTCCACCGACCCGCGCCGCTATCTGATCGCCCCGCGCCTGATCGCGGCCACGCTCAGCCTGCCGCTGCTGACGCTGATCACCGACATCATCGGTGTTGCGGGCGGCATGCAGGTGTCGAATTACCTGATCGACCTCTCGCCCAGTATCTATATCACCAACACGATGGACTTTTTGACCGCGTGGGACGTGGAATCGGGGCTGATAAAATCGGCGGTGTTCGGTTTCATCATCGGCCTGATGGGCTGTTTCCATGGCGACAATGCCAAGGGCGGCGCGCGCGGCGTGGGCCGGGCCACCACCTCGGCCATGGTGTCGGCCGCCGTGCTGATCCTGGCTTCGGACTATCTGCTGACTTCGGTGTTTGCCCTCAAATGA
- the mlaD gene encoding outer membrane lipid asymmetry maintenance protein MlaD: MRASWAETIMGFAVLAFAALMLTYALGVSGLKHSSGTYEVSARFGEAGGIQPGAKVTVSGVKVGAVSDVTIDPKTYLAVMHLTLTKDVKLPSDSTAKITSDGLLGGAHIALTPGGAEDDLKPGGEINNTQGAVDLFGLIGQFIRPQSGSSAASSADSAAKTPAPASAAPKASSDLPEM, encoded by the coding sequence ATGAGGGCAAGTTGGGCCGAAACGATCATGGGCTTTGCCGTGCTGGCCTTTGCCGCCTTGATGCTGACCTATGCGCTGGGCGTTTCCGGATTGAAGCACAGCAGCGGCACCTATGAGGTGAGCGCGCGCTTTGGAGAGGCCGGCGGCATTCAGCCCGGCGCCAAGGTGACGGTTTCGGGGGTCAAGGTGGGCGCGGTCAGCGATGTGACGATCGACCCCAAGACCTATCTGGCGGTGATGCATCTCACGCTGACCAAGGATGTGAAGCTGCCCTCGGATTCGACGGCCAAGATCACCAGCGACGGCCTGCTGGGCGGCGCGCATATCGCGCTGACGCCGGGCGGGGCCGAGGATGATCTGAAGCCGGGCGGCGAGATCAACAACACGCAGGGCGCGGTCGATCTGTTCGGTCTGATCGGACAGTTCATCCGCCCGCAGAGCGGCTCGTCGGCTGCTTCCTCAGCCGACAGCGCGGCCAAGACCCCCGCCCCCGCCTCTGCTGCCCCCAAGGCATCCTCTGACCTGCCCGAGATGTAA
- a CDS encoding ABC transporter ATP-binding protein: protein MTITSKIAWTGITKRFGAQVVLDGLDLAVAPGRSLALLGRSGQGKSVTLKLALGLMKPDAGQVLLDGVDVTRQSEAERRASFRGIGMLFQGGALFDSLPVWENVAFRLINADGIGRREARERAVEALALVKLAPDVADRYPSELSGGMQKRAGLARAIVGTPSLLFFDEPTTGLDPITAGAINELIRDRVTSLGCTAVSITHDMASARTIADELAMLDNGRIVWRGRVDELDDADHPLVRAFVTGKSME, encoded by the coding sequence ATGACCATCACTTCCAAAATCGCATGGACGGGCATCACCAAGCGTTTCGGCGCGCAGGTGGTGCTGGACGGGCTGGATCTGGCGGTGGCGCCGGGGCGCTCGCTGGCGCTGCTGGGCCGTTCGGGCCAGGGCAAGTCGGTGACGCTCAAGCTGGCGCTGGGGCTGATGAAGCCCGATGCGGGGCAGGTGCTGCTCGATGGCGTGGATGTGACGCGGCAAAGCGAGGCCGAGCGCCGCGCCAGTTTTCGCGGCATCGGCATGCTGTTTCAGGGCGGCGCGCTGTTTGACAGCCTGCCGGTCTGGGAAAATGTCGCCTTCCGCCTGATCAACGCCGATGGCATCGGGCGGCGCGAGGCGCGCGAGCGGGCGGTCGAGGCTTTGGCCTTGGTCAAGCTCGCGCCCGATGTGGCCGACCGCTATCCGTCCGAGCTTTCCGGGGGGATGCAGAAGCGCGCGGGTCTGGCCCGCGCCATCGTCGGCACGCCCAGCCTGCTGTTCTTTGATGAACCCACCACCGGCCTTGATCCGATCACGGCGGGCGCGATCAACGAACTGATCCGCGACCGCGTGACGTCGCTGGGCTGCACCGCTGTGTCGATCACCCATGACATGGCTTCGGCCCGCACGATTGCCGATGAACTGGCGATGCTGGACAATGGGCGGATCGTGTGGCGCGGGCGGGTCGATGAACTCGATGATGCCGATCATCCGCTGGTGCGCGCCTTTGTCACCGGCAAGAGTATGGAATAA